The Carassius auratus strain Wakin linkage group LG48F, ASM336829v1, whole genome shotgun sequence genomic interval GCACAAAAACAGCACGGGAatcttaaaacacattttacaacttttttaacgtgaaaaaaataaaaaaggtttatggCCCAAACCATCCATCTGAATATGTAAATAGACCAACAATTAAGTAATTTTGGGGTTAACCATTAATTGTCTAAATGTATCATACAAGGTAGTGGATTCCTACCACACCTTATGACAGATGGGAAGTTCAAGATGATCACAAGAACTGATgactttataaaaacatttataatcttacaatGACATTGTTCTAATTTCTCTTGTCAATTTTGATAAACTATGTAgtgtgcactgaaaaaaaaagcattaatttgataaataccCCCTCTTGAACTCCTGGCATATTCCCTCCAGCTTTAATGCTGTCTGAATCTATCCAGCATAGCCTTCTTAGTCAGCATAAACGAAGCTGGCCCCCTTAACTCATGTGTTGCTGCTGTTCTACAGGTCTTTGTACAATGACACCACACCGAACCATAAACCAAGAACACAGAAAGAACCTTTAAGATCCCCAACACACATTGGTTTTAATTTTTGATAAACAGACATTTGACAAAACTGAAAACCTTCAACAACCACAAAAACTTCATGACACTTCATTTAGTACAGAATGAAGTTAAAAAAAGTGACCTCACGATTATGGCAGTGAAATTTAGATCTTTATTTTGTTGAAGTTTAACTTTGGtttactttattatttgtttacgTTAGCCTGTTAGCTAGCTGAACTTTCTACCTTCAGTCTCCGTAAACAAACTACTCACTTACCCACAGATTGTGTCAACTAACTCCCCGCGTTACTCACTTACTCCCCTCGCCTGTTTCCTCACTTGTCCGATTTTACAATGAAACGGGACACTTACACACCGCTGGATGATAACGTAAACAGTCCTGTCCAAAAATGCTCAATCCGTCCAGGACGCGCGCCGATGACGTCATCACGTACAACCGAGCGTCGTGACGTCGTGACATTAGGCAGGGTATTATTTATAGGCTActagaaatgtgtttatttacaatacaatttaaacattttaaattgaggAATGATATTAGGTAGAATTATTTTGGTGTTTCTAAACCGGAtggtttttaaaaagttattcatttttaaaatggtgcaatctattgatactacagcttatttatatgacatgatctgtatacattaatatttatttaaaataaaggatttataataactgttaaactaaatttGCTTGTGTGTaacagataaataataataatatgaatcataataattatataaatcataaaattacttatttttttctttctttttttttagcattagtgacaTAATTTGGAGCAAAATAAACTGGGTGAGTGACTTTGtgtctctcacatctgattggtccagcttcAGTTTGAGATTTCTGACCCAGAACATAATGGAGCAGGTTAGCCATGGAGTGTATGGCAATGAATGCCGCTAAAAAACTTACCTGTCCAGCCAGCTAAAACAGCTTCATGGTACAGCCCCCTGAGCCTTTCCATGTAAAGCCAGTGTCTATGATAGTCACAGACACAGTCTGCATGCTTTGGTCAGTTGATGTATGATTTACAAGAGTTTTGTGGGTGATCAGAGAGATTATAATGTATCATTAATCATCTGTTGATCTGTCTATTGACTATTTTAAGATATAAGGGGCCTGCATGAAGCCGTTTTAGCTGACTGGCCGGGTAAGTTTCAGTTTAGTGTGCACCTATCCTGGGTTTTTAGGTACCATGAAAGTAGCTTGGCTTTTAGCGGCATTGATTGCCTTAATAACTTACACTCCACAGCTAACCTGCTCTGGGACAGGTTATGTTCTGGTTTAGAGATCTCAAACCGAAATCTGACCAATCGGCTTCAAGCAAAGTGATGCATCTCTGACGCAATAAAGCCACTCCacccagtttttttgttttgttttttttttactccagatTTAAGGAtgctaacaaaaatatttttaataataaaattgtgtgatttttagattattttttataattattttatatgatttatataattataatacccTTAATCCATTTCACAAGCTAGCTTAgtttaatagtaattattaagcttttattttatattaatataaaaaatatatacgtgttagaatcaatattttaaacaagACTACATATGAGCTTAGATTTTGAAGTGTTATTATACCTATACATATTTACAACTCTATAAACTAACTTTGCACCTTTTACTTGCACTTATATGGCAAGTGGTTTTCTTGAAGTTTTCCTCTTTCATGGATAGGTCGTTTGATcttgtaaatgtgtttaaattcttCATATTGTTAGATCTTTTATTATTTGGTAGTAAATCGCACTGACTCTCTCACGAGAAGTTCATTGGCAGTTGGCTGTTCATTACTGATGTCTCTCTTTCATGTGCACCTGCTCCATTAAATAATGATCAAGCCTGAGTTGTCAGAGAAAGCTGATGATCAGCTTCATGGTACCAATGGACTTGTTTGGTTTTGTTGACTCAAAACTAAGCCATTAACCCTGAATTTGTTGAgccaccatcatggtacaggcacCAGAAGATGACATCTGTTAGCAGAGGTATTAAAAACCATTTGGGATCATTGAATATGTTAAATATGAATTTGTATTAGTTAGTAAACAATGCTTTTCTGATTTGTAagatgcaggatttttttttttttttatgtgatattttaTGGGAGGGCACATACTCATCATTTGTATCGAGTGCATGACCCATAAAATGTTTATTGGTAAATACCTTTCAAAACAATAACGTTGGAAACAAAGTtgacacaggtaaaaaaaaaaaaaaaactagtatcTCAATTACACATCAGGTGGTCCACTTTACCCCAATCCTCCCTGGTTGGCCATATATTTGACTGTGGAAAAGTTACATCTGATTGTAATGAACAAATTGAGAAGCACTtcactttaaattatttacttgAACTTACTTTATTTTTCATGGATAATTACAACAGCTGATTTAATCATTGTATCATAAGATCAATCatgatcatttaaatgtattaaaaaaaaaaaaaaaatatggtgcaTTTTActtataataaaaccaaaaaaagcaGAAGATTCAGATTATTAGTAACAGTTCTTGGCTTTTCATTTGAACCAAAATGTTTGAAGTTTTCTTTAACAGCCTTTATTTCTTTCATACGACTTCATGTATAAAAGTACCATTTCTGATTGTTAACAAAGCCACATATACATCAGAGAATACAATGTTTGGTTTAAAACTAGTGCTCGATAAATTaaccatttatttgatctaacTTCACAAACATTCTTGATTGAATCATTTTATGAACTGGTTACAGAAAATGACTTTTTAAGATAAATACATAACTTTCTTTAAAAACTATGTGTTACAGTACAACATGTTTCTATGGTCaatcaatgtataatttcttCACATCTATTCTTCATTTTAAGTTATGTTTTTCAATCAACAgaaatttttctattttagatGTTACATCACAGAAATTCAGTAATTTCTTTATTATGATTGGTTTCATTAGAAAAAAAGGAATCAGTCAAGAATTTGGGATTATATTTGTTTAGATTTCTGAAAGGACAAGAAGGCTGATTTCTTTTGAGTAGTAATCATGGAATATAAGAAAGAGAAGATGCTAGTTCAGGGAACTCAGCACGGCTTCAGTTAGTTGTGTATCTACAGTCCTGTACAGTCCAGTTTACTCGGAGGCGTCAGTAGTGACACACACAGGGTGGGAATATGTGCTctggatgttgttgtttttggcagACACGATGATGCAGTAACGTGTTGCAGGTTCAAGCTCAGTAACTGTAGCAATCTCAGTCCTGTACACGGACACCACCTCCTTCGGCTGTTCTTCTGTGTCCTCGTATACAATCAGGGTGTAGGACTCGGCCCCTCTCACCAGAGACCACTCCACCTGTAGTGACTGTCCCGTCACAGCGACCCTGGCCACAGGAACAGCCAGCTCCTCTGCAGTACAGCACAACAGCATTTGATTACCAACAACTTCAACCTAATATCCTGATATCAGAGATCATTTCATGACAATGAATCACAATCAATTActcaaaatgagaaaaataaataaaaatactagtactgcaaaatattataataatctcATTATAATGGTCTCTTTTTGCACCCCCCCAAACAATAAACTTCAGCTCAAacttcaaaatcgattctcatcCTCATAGAATGCTAGAATAGAATAGCCTTGAATATTTTTCTATGCTCTTAATTGTTGTGCAAGTAAGCAGTGTTCACTCACCAGGAGTCAGGGATGCATATATCTTGGCAAACTCCACATTTCTCTTCCGACGGTTTAAGGCTTGACCTGTAAAAACTAtgtgtcaaaatattttttgttttgcgcAGGCAAATACTTAAACACATACTGATACTGAATTCAGAGTACAGCTAATAACAGCTAATCTCTATTTCcaagaaaaaatgaaaacagaagaaaaaaagttcattattttaataaaatacataaatagtcaGTACAACTTCAGGCTACATTATGTAACACCAAGTGTTTCTTGCAAGAAATGAACAGAGTaggtacacaaaaaaaaaagaaaaaaaagaagagctCTACTGAAAATGAGGAAATTGCATTTCCATCCAAAATcagtgcagaaaaaaaatatattacatctgGCCTtagctataattttttttagcttagctataataattgtttttcttaCCAGAAGCTACTCTAGATGCAAGACTCTCTCCTGCACTGTTCCAGGCTGTCACAGCCACATTCGAGGCCTGCAGGCCAGAGACCTCACAGCTGAGGTTTGAGGTGAGACAGACCGGCACCCTGCCGCCAGAACTCAGCTGGTACACCCTGTATCCTGTGGTAAGAGCGGAGGACCTCCAGGCCACTGTGGCAGAGGAACTGTCCCCGCTGAAGGTGACATTCACCGGTGGACAGGGCACTGAACAGAGTACAGAGTCACAGATCAAGACAGAGAATATATGAACATGTTCTATACAAACTTCTTACTCTTCTGAACTCCTCTTTTGAGATCAGTCAATATAATCTTAGACTTTGAGTttttaaacctgtttttttttttaatcattgaacGTTTGACTTGTACCTGTGACACCAGTAACAGCCTGAGAGGGTCTGCTGATCCCAGCTGAGTTTTGTGCAAACACAGTCACACTGTAAGAGGTGCTACAGGGAACAGGGAACTCAAAGTAGCTGATGTCTGTCCAGTAGGATGACACGTCCATGAGGGACTCTGGGTTGTCCTGGATCGCACCGGTCACCCGTACCAGGTACATGACGTCAGGACAGTACACGAGATTCCAAGAGACCCTGACGAGAGTCGCATCGACCATCAGATGGGTCCTCACCCTCACAGTGACCGGAGGACATGGGACTGCAGGAGAGAGGTTAATTAGCAATAGAGTAATGCtgctaaaatacatatataatgatTGAGATATAATTGATATAATTGATAATTGAGATTAATAtcttccaaaataaatgtttgtttttacataatatatatttgtgtgtgtgtgtactgtgtatatatatatatataaatgcacacacatacatgtatatatatataagaaaatataatatatagaataCATGTAAATagttcttaaaatataaaattgtgtgtgtttcaaaggaatatatgtaatatttatataatataaatcatatcttatatttttatatatatatatatatatatatatatatatatatatacacacacacacacacacacacacacacacacagtaaatactTATGTGAACACTTTTTTTGTAAactattttggatgtgattaatcacaaataATTGATTTGACAGCAACATAATAgagttattgttatttattgaaaatcattttcattattcaaaacaaaaatatgaatatgacatgaaataaacagaaaaatataaataaaaatgttgaagtattaaaattaccaatcagagctgcggtccgtaactttgtgttttaaaatgtagaaaaatttatataataagcgagtacaccatgaatccattttccaagccgtgtttttggcttgtcctgaatcactagggtacacctataattagtgtttatattcggactattttagattgcttcggggataccgcggcggagtaacccagtacctttgtgattcttcatagacataaacagagagaagtagttccggctacgatgttcttccgcaagacgcaagcagttctgtttattaaccgctagagcgtcaaaagttccctaccgcagctttaataatgGTTTTGTGTTTTAAGGTCTGTAATCTTCAGATGAACAGATCCTTTAACATGCTCAGATATATCTGCTGGTGTACCTGCTCCTCTCTGGATTGGCACAGTGACGGAGCTGTTGCAGGTTCCATCTGAAGCCAGTGCGCTGAAGTTGTACAGCGTCCCACAAGTCAGTCCGTGAATGCTACAGGACGTGTCCGTGGTGTCGCAGTGAAGCGTGTGCCCATCCTTGGTCTGAGCCGTTGTGAAGTACTGCAGAGAACCATGGCCCTCCACCCAAGAGAGTGAAGCAGTCCCTGTGTCACACTGCACTTCCACAGTCATGTTCTGTGGCTCACAGGGCACTATGTAGAGCAGAAGTAGTACAATATGTCATGAATTTCACACCAAAATATAATGCTGTTCATGTTGTCTTCAAGCCACCATGTGCTCTCACCGGTATAGAAGGTGACCTGCTGACTGGCCATGCTGGTGCAGTTTCCAGCCGAAGCGGTTATGCTAACGTCATAAATCTGTCCGCAGTGCAGGTGAAGCAGGGTGCAGTTGTTTGTGGTGCTTCTGCAGGTGCGGACATCTCCATCTCGACTGCTGGCTGTGAGTGAGTATGACTCGGCAACCAGAGAGGGTGACCATGCTGCCGTCATCCCGTTTGAGTCACACACTGGGTTCACGGTTATATTCTGAGGAGCACAAGGTGCTGAAAGAGAATTAAATAGAGAGGTTATACTGTAGGTCAGTGTGATATCGCACACATATGCAGTGTGCCTTGAAGAGCAAGGTTAGTGTTGTGTTGAGTAGTTGTGTACCTGTGTGCATCTTTAGAGGGGGACTCCGTAAGCTGCTGCATTTGTCGGAGGACGCAGAAATGATAACCGTGTACTGCATTCCACACTTGGCTCCGGAGAGGGCACAGGACGTGCCAGTGCTGTTACATATCAAAATGCTTTGGTCATGACCTTCAGCGGTGGCCACATACAAGGAAGATCCCTCGTTCAGCTGCCAGCTAACTGTGATATGGCTGCTGTAACAGTCCGTGTGTGCAGTGATTGAGGTGAGGGCACATGGAGCTGCAGACAGAAACAGTAGAGATAAGTGACTGTGATGACAGATTCGGACAGTTTGGTGGATGTGGCTTGAAAGCTAGTCCACATCTCAAAATGAGTGTGTTTGCACCTGTCTGAATTTCGAAGGCGTTGCCTGGTGCGCTTCTGCAGAATGAGTTGACAGCAGTAATGTGGAAGGTGTAGGTGGCTCCACACAGCAGGTCGGGAACATTGCAGTGCAGATCTGTAGCCGAGCAGCTGGAGTTGGCTTCGCCTCTTTCCACTGCCAGGACAGTGTAAGACTCCGCCCCCTTTGCCTGTAGCCAAGTCACCCAAGCTGAGTTGGTAACACAGTCCAGGTTGCCTGTCTCTCCTTGAGGAACACAAGGAGCtaaaaaatgcaaatacagtCTGTTAGCTTGCTCGGATCAATAAGCATTTCCACACATACATTCTTTGCAGTAAATTTaacagcgttttttttttcttctttaatttcTGTGACAATAGAGTGCACAAGCAATGCAAATGCAAGTCACAAGGAACCTCTTAACTTTAGATGTTGACTGTGTCTTAGAGGATCGACAGAAAAGTTTGGCTTTCCGTTGTCTTACACTGGACATAAGCGACGCAACAAAATCAAAGACatctgtctacattggatgcagCACGATGGTAATGGATAGATACCCTGCTCGATTTCTGATTTACTTTTAGATGAATATGGAaatgttcaaaataaacacaacagaTGTAGGAAaacagttaagaaagcatctgatcatagcGATGTGGATCTTTGCACAAGCTTTCAATCAGCACTACAGTAAAGttgtgtcacatttatttataaaatactttacGCATCAGATTGCTTTAAAGCAAgaaactttacagtattaaacatgaaaaacagtGTCAGTGTCACTTTCAGTTAGAATCtgatattttaacaaattataaaaacCAGATAACTGATCAAAGCCTACCGAGTAAtcagtaaaataatgcatgattggTCAATTAATCATTAAGTTaattgattatcaaaataatagtTTGTTGGAGGTATAGAAAGCCTCAAAAGATTGTTTCAAACTGTGGCAAAACAATGGGACGTAGACAAGGTGGTACTGTAGTTTCAAAATCTCCTGACCTTTTCAAtggataataaacatttttagttttcagttCTCTTCAGTACATAATTTCTCTTCagttcagaaaatatttgtctaaactattttgttcatttaattgcAGCTACGTTTCATTTGctgtcattttgttttatatcGGTGGACTGCTGGTGATTGTGTGTTGTTGTGAAGATTACCTGAGGTGACATTAACAGCTGTGCTGCGCTGGCTCTCACAGCCACCCCTGACAGATGTTACAGTGACAGAATATGACTGTCCACATGGCAAGCCACTGattgaacagctgctgctggtggaaTCACATGACAGGGCACCTCCTCCACTGGTTTCTGCCCTCACATGGAAAGATTGTGCATCTGGATTGGCTGGCCATGTGACAGTCATGGAGCCAGCAGAGCAGTTCACCTGAACGTCAACGGTCTGAGGAGGACAGggtgctaaaaaaagaaaaacacctttCATACATCTGTTCTAATGAGGGTTAAGATTTACTTAAACTCTGAGCGTGCCACTCACCAGTTTGCACTTGTGTGAACAAACTTTTTTCACTGCTGCATGCGTGGTCCACTGACAGCACAGACACATTATAAGTCTCCCCGCACAGCAGATGCTCTAGATTACAGTGTGTCACACTGCTATTGCAGTAGGTCTTATGGGTGCCATCTACAGTGATACCCTCAGCCTGGTAGGACAACGCCCCACTGCCACTTTGCCACGTCACAGCGACAGAGTTAGACAGGCAAACAAGAGAAGTCTGCACATTGGTAGGTGCACATGGAACTGAGGAAGAGGAATAATATGAGGTCTATATCAGAGGTTTACATCAGAGAAACTAATCTCTATAAATTTGACAGAACAACACAGTGCTGTTGCTGTGTAGCAGTGCCATATTCGGCATTGCATGCTGCTGAAGAAGTGTAATATGGAACAATTCCTAACCTGACTGTAATTGTGAAAAGGCATTCTGGCTGTTACAGTGGCTGTCCTGGGCGGTGAGTGTGAGGTTGTAGGCTTGGCCGCAATGCAAGCTGGGTAATCTGCAGCTGGTGGCGGGGCTGCTACAATAAGTTTGGTGTCCATCCGGACCGGATGCTTGGACCAGGTAGGATGCAACATGGTCCCCTTGTTCCCAGGACACTACACCTGTGTGGCTGCTACACTCCAGTTGAGCCACGATTCCATGTGGCTCACACGGAACTGATCAGTCACAAAAAAGATTCGTAATAGGAATGGACAAACAAAATTGTTAATTTCAGTGGTTATTCAAATATCTGTGAATTTAGTGTGTAGAGTCATCGTACCTGTGTCCAACTGTACACTATTACTCGGTGCGCTTGTACACACGTGGTCAGAGGCAGTCACGCTGATGCTGTACGTGAGTCCACACAGTAGATTACTAAACTCACATACAGTGCTACTGCTGTTGCATGAAGACGCAAAGCCCCCGCTGCCCTGAGCGACAGCAGTATAAGAGAGAGCTCCTTGACTAGGCTGCCAGGACACATCAACCACTCCAGATCCACAGCTCAGGTTTGCCTGAATGTGGTTGGGAACACATGGGACTGGGGACAAAATGGGATTCCATATTTGGGTCATTCTACAGTCGGGGTGGGAGATGCTAGCACTCACATTTGGACACATTTGATTGGGTTTCATTAGGGGTCACCAACCTGAATGCAGTGTTGTGATCTCACTCCTGGAAACATTACACTTGTGGCCAATGGCAAGCACACTGATGTTGTAGATGGAACCGCATACAAGGTTAGGCATAACACAGGAAGTATTTGTGCTGTCACATCCTGTCATCTGGCCGTCTGTGCTAATGGCATGCACCTCGAATGATTCTGCCCCTGAACCAGCTTTCCACTGAACGTGGGCAGAGTTTGAAGAACAGAGCAAATTCAACTCCACATTCTTAGGTGGACAGggtactgagagagagagagagagagagagattgtttcACAGAAATACAATAAACTTACACCATTGCACAGCTTCTtttacattcttttattttttcctacAGAATCATATTGATGATAATGAATAGATTGAGGAATACTAAAAAGGGGAGGTCTAACTTTAAAAAACTGAATGAAGGCGAGGATAGTGAATCACCTCCCACGTCATAAAAGACTGAAGTATGTATTGAAaggtcaaattaattaaaaaacataaaaattaataataatttattaccttatttaaaataactaaagaaTGCTCTGTATTGTTATTTACATTAGTAATCAATCATATGGGCCTTCCTGATAATGATCCATAAAAATGTT includes:
- the LOC113068686 gene encoding fibronectin type III domain-containing protein 7-like isoform X1, which gives rise to MFPLVPCAPEVTATHLECSTDSVLLQWTPTDGSISYTADARTPEGLVSTCSSNSTNCELRGLSCGQTYNVTMVSYDGLCHSMPGTGLAVASVPCPPKNVELNLLCSSNSAHVQWKAGSGAESFEVHAISTDGQMTGCDSTNTSCVMPNLVCGSIYNISVLAIGHKCNVSRSEITTLHSVPCVPNHIQANLSCGSGVVDVSWQPSQGALSYTAVAQGSGGFASSCNSSSTVCEFSNLLCGLTYSISVTASDHVCTSAPSNSVQLDTVPCEPHGIVAQLECSSHTGVVSWEQGDHVASYLVQASGPDGHQTYCSSPATSCRLPSLHCGQAYNLTLTAQDSHCNSQNAFSQLQSVPCAPTNVQTSLVCLSNSVAVTWQSGSGALSYQAEGITVDGTHKTYCNSSVTHCNLEHLLCGETYNVSVLSVDHACSSEKSLFTQVQTAPCPPQTVDVQVNCSAGSMTVTWPANPDAQSFHVRAETSGGGALSCDSTSSSCSISGLPCGQSYSVTVTSVRGGCESQRSTAVNVTSAPCVPQGETGNLDCVTNSAWVTWLQAKGAESYTVLAVERGEANSSCSATDLHCNVPDLLCGATYTFHITAVNSFCRSAPGNAFEIQTAPCALTSITAHTDCYSSHITVSWQLNEGSSLYVATAEGHDQSILICNSTGTSCALSGAKCGMQYTVIISASSDKCSSLRSPPLKMHTAPCAPQNITVNPVCDSNGMTAAWSPSLVAESYSLTASSRDGDVRTCRSTTNNCTLLHLHCGQIYDVSITASAGNCTSMASQQVTFYTVPCEPQNMTVEVQCDTGTASLSWVEGHGSLQYFTTAQTKDGHTLHCDTTDTSCSIHGLTCGTLYNFSALASDGTCNSSVTVPIQRGAVPCPPVTVRVRTHLMVDATLVRVSWNLVYCPDVMYLVRVTGAIQDNPESLMDVSSYWTDISYFEFPVPCSTSYSVTVFAQNSAGISRPSQAVTGVTVPCPPVNVTFSGDSSSATVAWRSSALTTGYRVYQLSSGGRVPVCLTSNLSCEVSGLQASNVAVTAWNSAGESLASRVASGQALNRRKRNVEFAKIYASLTPEELAVPVARVAVTGQSLQVEWSLVRGAESYTLIVYEDTEEQPKEVVSVYRTEIATVTELEPATRYCIIVSAKNNNIQSTYSHPVCVTTDASE
- the LOC113068686 gene encoding fibronectin type III domain-containing protein 7-like isoform X2, giving the protein MVSYDGLCHSMPGTGLAVASVPCPPKNVELNLLCSSNSAHVQWKAGSGAESFEVHAISTDGQMTGCDSTNTSCVMPNLVCGSIYNISVLAIGHKCNVSRSEITTLHSVPCVPNHIQANLSCGSGVVDVSWQPSQGALSYTAVAQGSGGFASSCNSSSTVCEFSNLLCGLTYSISVTASDHVCTSAPSNSVQLDTVPCEPHGIVAQLECSSHTGVVSWEQGDHVASYLVQASGPDGHQTYCSSPATSCRLPSLHCGQAYNLTLTAQDSHCNSQNAFSQLQSVPCAPTNVQTSLVCLSNSVAVTWQSGSGALSYQAEGITVDGTHKTYCNSSVTHCNLEHLLCGETYNVSVLSVDHACSSEKSLFTQVQTAPCPPQTVDVQVNCSAGSMTVTWPANPDAQSFHVRAETSGGGALSCDSTSSSCSISGLPCGQSYSVTVTSVRGGCESQRSTAVNVTSAPCVPQGETGNLDCVTNSAWVTWLQAKGAESYTVLAVERGEANSSCSATDLHCNVPDLLCGATYTFHITAVNSFCRSAPGNAFEIQTAPCALTSITAHTDCYSSHITVSWQLNEGSSLYVATAEGHDQSILICNSTGTSCALSGAKCGMQYTVIISASSDKCSSLRSPPLKMHTAPCAPQNITVNPVCDSNGMTAAWSPSLVAESYSLTASSRDGDVRTCRSTTNNCTLLHLHCGQIYDVSITASAGNCTSMASQQVTFYTVPCEPQNMTVEVQCDTGTASLSWVEGHGSLQYFTTAQTKDGHTLHCDTTDTSCSIHGLTCGTLYNFSALASDGTCNSSVTVPIQRGAVPCPPVTVRVRTHLMVDATLVRVSWNLVYCPDVMYLVRVTGAIQDNPESLMDVSSYWTDISYFEFPVPCSTSYSVTVFAQNSAGISRPSQAVTGVTVPCPPVNVTFSGDSSSATVAWRSSALTTGYRVYQLSSGGRVPVCLTSNLSCEVSGLQASNVAVTAWNSAGESLASRVASGQALNRRKRNVEFAKIYASLTPEELAVPVARVAVTGQSLQVEWSLVRGAESYTLIVYEDTEEQPKEVVSVYRTEIATVTELEPATRYCIIVSAKNNNIQSTYSHPVCVTTDASE